One Kitasatospora sp. NBC_01287 DNA window includes the following coding sequences:
- a CDS encoding ABC transporter permease: MRWIRSSLPRTLATAHRVLDQLRHDLRTVLLILTVPCGLLALLKEVYRSTPAAFQAVGGSLTGVFPCVSMFLVSSIVIQRERSSGTLERLLAMPLGKTDLIAGYTLGFATVAAVQGSVITTLALRVLGLDIAGPWWLLLLTAMSAAILGLSLGLFVSAFAGSEFQALQFMPGLLLPQFMLSGVLVPRDRLPAALEQASHFLPLSYAVDGATQVRLHREISTVFIHDIATLWCSALTVLLGGAATLRRRTR, from the coding sequence ATGAGGTGGATCCGGTCATCGCTGCCGCGAACCCTGGCCACCGCCCACCGTGTGCTCGATCAACTCCGGCACGACCTGCGGACCGTGCTGCTGATCCTGACCGTGCCGTGCGGGCTGCTGGCCTTGCTCAAGGAGGTCTACCGGTCGACGCCGGCGGCGTTCCAGGCCGTGGGTGGATCGCTGACCGGGGTGTTCCCCTGCGTGAGCATGTTCCTGGTGTCCTCCATCGTGATCCAGCGTGAGCGCTCCTCGGGCACCTTGGAGCGCCTGTTGGCGATGCCTCTGGGAAAGACCGATCTGATCGCCGGCTACACCCTCGGGTTCGCCACCGTGGCCGCGGTCCAGGGCTCCGTCATCACCACCCTGGCCTTGCGGGTCCTCGGCCTCGACATCGCCGGCCCTTGGTGGCTGCTGCTGCTCACCGCCATGAGCGCCGCCATCCTCGGCCTCTCACTCGGACTGTTCGTCAGCGCCTTCGCGGGCAGCGAGTTCCAGGCCCTGCAGTTCATGCCGGGGCTGCTCCTGCCGCAGTTCATGCTCAGCGGCGTCCTGGTGCCGCGCGACCGCCTGCCGGCCGCGCTGGAGCAGGCCTCACACTTCCTCCCGCTGTCGTACGCCGTGGACGGCGCCACCCAGGTGCGCCTGCACCGGGAGATCAGCACGGTGTTCATCCACGACATCGCGACCCTGTGGTGCTCTGCCCTCACGGTCCTCCTCGGCGGTGCGGCCACCCTGCGCCGACGCACCCGGTGA
- a CDS encoding alpha/beta fold hydrolase, which translates to MVFEVEVRTSRSPRIAPVLAIRAPAESLRATRPQAEAILPWADLVGVTIGGVTTPGVLPQGCGLEDLADGLGRVLDELGLPRVNVCGSSFAGDLAYRFAVRHPDRLERVVLTGPAGRARDHLPPGVGPSEMATRLLRSGRSAAADFISSALLCLDPALPVLGRAVLRRALLESMHRCDDAELSRWLRCLELQYTVSPLVGEGPSVPLLAVTGEHDVPAPPAECRALAARCPGGVFATIKESDHFVFLTRSREHLDLTRRFLLDEPLDHLPYLAELERPYRPVPAGSAVTD; encoded by the coding sequence ATGGTCTTCGAGGTCGAGGTCCGGACCAGCCGGTCGCCGCGCATCGCTCCCGTCCTGGCGATCCGGGCGCCGGCCGAGAGCCTCAGGGCCACGCGGCCCCAGGCCGAGGCGATCCTGCCGTGGGCCGACCTGGTGGGTGTGACGATCGGCGGAGTCACGACTCCCGGCGTGCTGCCGCAGGGGTGCGGCCTGGAGGACCTCGCGGACGGCCTCGGGAGGGTCCTGGACGAGCTCGGCCTGCCCCGGGTGAACGTCTGCGGCAGCTCCTTCGCCGGAGACCTGGCCTACCGCTTCGCCGTACGCCACCCCGACCGGTTGGAGCGGGTCGTACTCACGGGTCCGGCCGGTCGGGCCCGTGACCACCTGCCACCCGGGGTGGGTCCGAGCGAGATGGCGACCCGCCTGCTGCGGTCCGGCCGCTCCGCGGCGGCCGACTTCATCTCCTCGGCGCTGCTGTGCCTGGATCCCGCGCTGCCCGTGCTCGGACGTGCGGTGCTGCGGCGGGCGTTGCTCGAAAGCATGCACCGTTGCGACGATGCTGAGCTCAGCAGGTGGCTGCGGTGCCTGGAACTCCAGTACACGGTGTCGCCGCTGGTCGGTGAGGGGCCCTCGGTACCGCTGTTGGCCGTGACCGGCGAACACGACGTCCCCGCCCCTCCGGCGGAGTGCCGCGCCCTTGCCGCACGTTGCCCCGGCGGGGTGTTCGCCACGATCAAGGAGAGCGACCACTTCGTCTTCCTCACCCGTTCGCGCGAGCACCTCGATCTGACACGCCGTTTCCTCCTGGACGAACCTCTCGACCACCTGCCCTACCTCGCCGAGCTCGAACGCCCCTACCGCCCGGTCCCGGCCGGTTCGGCGGTCACCGACTGA
- a CDS encoding ABC transporter ATP-binding protein — protein MRKVGEPDGVVVEADGLRVVRGGRTVLVDVGFSVPACSVTGLLGPSGCGKSTLLRSVVGIQAGLGGRLEVLGLPAGSAALRGRIGYASQAPSVYPDVSVRSNLRYFATALGVPRARRTMEVDRVIAAVDLVACQRRLVRRLSGGQRARVSLAVALLGSPPLLVLDEPTVGLDPVLRREMWELFASFAAQGVTMLVSSHVMDEADRCDRLLLLREGRVLAHGPRDELLARTGTDRAESAFLALVEQRCPAPLLAARDR, from the coding sequence ATGAGGAAGGTCGGCGAGCCGGACGGCGTCGTGGTGGAGGCGGACGGGCTCCGCGTGGTGCGGGGCGGCCGGACGGTCCTGGTGGACGTGGGATTCTCCGTGCCGGCCTGCTCGGTGACGGGGCTGCTGGGGCCCAGCGGGTGCGGGAAGTCGACGCTGCTGAGGTCGGTGGTCGGCATCCAGGCCGGCCTCGGCGGGCGTCTGGAGGTGCTGGGTCTGCCGGCGGGATCCGCCGCTCTGCGGGGCAGGATCGGATACGCCTCCCAGGCCCCGTCCGTCTATCCGGACGTCAGTGTCCGGTCGAACCTGCGGTACTTCGCGACGGCCCTGGGCGTGCCGCGGGCTCGGCGGACGATGGAGGTCGACCGGGTCATCGCGGCCGTGGATCTGGTCGCGTGTCAGCGCCGGCTGGTGCGCCGGCTGTCCGGCGGCCAGCGTGCCCGGGTGTCGCTGGCGGTGGCGCTGCTCGGCTCGCCGCCCCTGCTGGTGCTGGACGAGCCGACGGTCGGGCTCGACCCGGTGCTGCGACGGGAGATGTGGGAGCTGTTCGCCTCCTTCGCGGCACAGGGCGTGACCATGCTGGTCTCCAGCCACGTGATGGACGAGGCGGATCGCTGCGATCGGCTGCTGCTTCTGCGGGAGGGCCGTGTCCTGGCGCACGGCCCACGGGATGAACTGCTGGCACGCACCGGCACCGATCGGGCGGAGAGCGCCTTCCTCGCCCTGGTCGAGCAACGTTGCCCCGCACCACTCCTCGCCGCGCGCGATCGGTAG
- the efeB gene encoding iron uptake transporter deferrochelatase/peroxidase subunit, translating to MTRPDPTDPALAPVAAAPVDAALGDGAPAAPGKCPVAPPTGLRRRAFLRGAGLTTALGAGALAGAFAAGADATTAPDPSGRTIPFHGPHQAGITTPPQAAASFVSFTVIAPDRAGLRQLLGVLTDRIGALTAGGPVPATDLASPPTDSATLGPVLPSDGLTVTVGVGASLFDGRFGLAGRKPARLVEMPAFPDDDLVGSKELHGDLSLQICADSRDTVMHALRDITRHTRGLMQASWKVDGFHAAPRPSGTPRNQLGFKDGIANPDTGDAKVTDAVLWTHGGANGEPAWVEGGSYQVIRIIRMLVEFWDRVSLHEQETMIGRRRDSGAPLDGTVESDLPNYQADPQGLIVPMTAHIRLANPRTADTADQLILRRGYNYERGLDLDGNLDVGLVFCCYQQDVNRQFTAVQQRLAGEPLVDYISPTGGGYFFALPGVKGPGDRFGSALLA from the coding sequence ATGACCAGGCCGGACCCCACCGACCCCGCTCTCGCCCCCGTCGCTGCCGCCCCCGTTGACGCGGCCCTCGGCGACGGGGCCCCTGCCGCCCCGGGGAAGTGCCCCGTGGCACCGCCCACCGGGCTGCGTCGCCGGGCTTTCCTGCGCGGCGCCGGGCTGACCACCGCGCTCGGCGCGGGCGCGCTGGCCGGAGCCTTCGCGGCGGGAGCCGACGCCACCACGGCGCCCGACCCCTCCGGGCGGACCATCCCGTTCCACGGCCCGCACCAGGCCGGCATCACCACCCCGCCGCAGGCCGCGGCGAGCTTCGTCTCGTTCACCGTGATCGCGCCCGACCGGGCCGGACTGCGGCAGCTGTTGGGCGTGCTGACCGACCGGATCGGCGCGCTGACCGCGGGCGGCCCGGTGCCCGCCACCGACCTCGCCTCGCCGCCCACCGACAGCGCCACCCTCGGCCCCGTGTTGCCCTCGGACGGCCTCACCGTGACCGTGGGCGTGGGCGCCTCGCTCTTCGACGGCCGCTTCGGCCTGGCCGGCCGCAAGCCCGCGCGGCTGGTCGAGATGCCCGCCTTCCCCGACGACGACCTGGTGGGCTCCAAGGAGCTGCACGGCGACCTCTCGCTGCAGATCTGCGCCGACTCCCGGGACACCGTGATGCACGCGCTGCGCGACATCACGCGGCACACCCGCGGTCTGATGCAGGCGAGTTGGAAGGTGGACGGGTTCCACGCCGCGCCCCGCCCCAGCGGCACCCCGCGCAACCAGCTCGGCTTCAAGGACGGCATCGCCAACCCCGACACCGGCGATGCCAAGGTCACCGACGCGGTGCTGTGGACCCACGGCGGCGCGAACGGCGAGCCGGCCTGGGTGGAGGGCGGCTCCTACCAGGTGATCCGGATCATCCGGATGCTGGTCGAGTTCTGGGACCGGGTCTCGCTGCACGAGCAGGAGACGATGATCGGCCGCCGCCGCGACTCGGGCGCGCCGTTGGATGGCACCGTCGAGTCCGACCTGCCGAACTACCAGGCCGACCCGCAGGGCCTGATCGTCCCGATGACCGCGCACATCCGGTTGGCCAATCCGCGCACCGCCGACACCGCCGACCAGCTGATCCTGCGCCGCGGCTACAACTACGAGCGCGGCCTCGACCTGGACGGGAACCTGGATGTCGGGCTGGTCTTCTGCTGCTACCAGCAGGACGTGAACCGGCAGTTCACCGCCGTCCAGCAGCGCCTGGCCGGGGAGCCGCTGGTCGACTACATCTCCCCGACCGGCGGCGGCTACTTCTTCGCGCTGCCCGGCGTGAAGGGACCAGGCGACCGGTTCGGCTCGGCGCTGCTGGCCTGA
- a CDS encoding EfeM/EfeO family lipoprotein, producing the protein MPAPNPFPGAVPSAVAGAVRRRPLRSALIGLLVLAGAGLLGSAPAGSDSAGRAPAAPGGTLRISTTSCGTPPAELPAGPLSFAVTNTTTVYAAVYLTSADASLAYAEITWLGPGKTLPLATTVTGGQYAIRCVFSSGPVVATGTIQVDGTASGAVAGVLPMNDKELTDPVNAYRAYVEAALPGLLADTRTLDADLARGDLAAARTDWLTAHLDYERLGAAYNSFGDFDDSMNSTADGLPQGVDTPDWTGFFALEYGLWHGWSTDRLHSLGDQLVSDASGLIDDFPSEDTDPGDLPLRAHEILENALQFQLNGIADYGSGTTLATLGANIQGTEEVLSVLAPVIQPRDAALLAQLDQALPALAAEVAAAKSADGSWTPAAKLDPSRRRHLDGDVGALLEQLAVLPNLLTPRNHA; encoded by the coding sequence ATGCCCGCGCCGAACCCGTTCCCCGGTGCCGTACCCAGTGCCGTCGCCGGTGCCGTCCGCCGGCGTCCGCTGCGCAGCGCGCTGATCGGCCTGCTGGTGCTCGCCGGCGCGGGCCTGCTCGGCTCCGCCCCGGCCGGCAGCGACTCGGCCGGCCGCGCCCCGGCCGCGCCCGGCGGCACGCTGCGGATCTCCACGACCAGCTGCGGCACACCGCCCGCCGAACTACCCGCCGGCCCGCTCTCGTTCGCCGTCACCAACACCACCACGGTCTACGCGGCCGTCTACCTGACCTCGGCCGACGCGAGCCTGGCCTATGCGGAGATCACCTGGCTGGGCCCGGGCAAGACGCTGCCGCTGGCCACCACGGTGACCGGCGGCCAGTACGCGATCCGCTGCGTCTTCTCCAGCGGCCCGGTGGTCGCCACCGGCACGATCCAGGTCGACGGCACCGCGAGCGGCGCGGTGGCCGGCGTGCTGCCGATGAACGACAAGGAGCTGACCGACCCGGTCAACGCCTACCGCGCCTACGTCGAGGCGGCCCTGCCGGGCCTGCTCGCCGACACCCGCACCCTGGACGCCGACCTCGCCAGGGGCGACCTGGCGGCGGCCCGCACCGACTGGCTCACCGCGCACCTGGACTACGAGCGGCTGGGCGCCGCCTACAACTCCTTCGGCGACTTCGACGACTCGATGAACAGCACGGCCGACGGCCTGCCGCAGGGCGTCGACACCCCGGACTGGACCGGCTTCTTCGCGCTGGAGTACGGCCTGTGGCACGGCTGGAGCACGGATCGGCTGCACTCGCTGGGCGACCAACTGGTCAGTGACGCGAGCGGGTTGATCGACGACTTCCCCAGCGAGGACACCGACCCCGGCGACCTGCCGCTGCGCGCCCACGAGATCCTGGAGAACGCGCTCCAGTTCCAGCTGAACGGCATCGCCGACTACGGCAGCGGCACCACGTTGGCCACCCTGGGGGCCAACATCCAGGGCACCGAGGAGGTGCTCAGCGTGCTCGCCCCGGTGATCCAGCCGCGTGACGCGGCGCTGCTGGCCCAGCTCGACCAGGCGCTGCCCGCGCTGGCCGCCGAGGTGGCGGCCGCCAAGTCCGCCGACGGCTCCTGGACCCCGGCCGCGAAGCTCGATCCGAGCCGCCGCCGGCACCTCGACGGCGACGTCGGCGCGCTGCTGGAGCAACTGGCCGTCCTGCCCAACCTGCTGACCCCGAGGAACCACGCATGA
- a CDS encoding alkaline phosphatase family protein, producing MRSRSRLAALCAAALTTAVSFTAALSSGSSAVAAPAAAHAVPTPAHVVVVMEENHSFDDIIGDTADAPYINSLAGQGALLTSSFGVTHPSEPNYMALFGGSTFGLTGDTCPVSEGTKANLGSELLAAGDTFKGYSEGLPSVGSTKCTSGSYARKHSPWVNYSNIPTADQQPFSAFPTNYSSLPTLSFVIPNLNDDMHDGSIAQGDTWLKNNLAGYATWAAANNSVLIVTWDEDDYTESNQVPTIVVGAHVTPGQYSETINHYNLLATLEQMYGLTKVGSSSTATPITDIWN from the coding sequence ATGCGTTCGAGGTCGCGTCTCGCCGCGCTGTGCGCCGCCGCCCTGACGACCGCCGTGTCGTTCACCGCCGCCCTCTCCTCGGGCAGCTCGGCCGTCGCCGCACCCGCCGCGGCACACGCCGTCCCCACTCCCGCGCACGTGGTGGTCGTGATGGAGGAGAACCACTCCTTCGACGACATCATCGGCGACACCGCCGACGCGCCCTACATCAACTCGCTGGCCGGTCAGGGTGCCCTGCTGACCTCCTCGTTCGGTGTCACCCACCCCAGCGAGCCGAACTACATGGCGCTCTTCGGCGGCAGCACCTTCGGCCTGACCGGCGACACCTGCCCGGTCAGCGAGGGCACCAAGGCCAACCTCGGCTCCGAACTGCTGGCGGCCGGCGACACCTTCAAGGGCTACTCCGAGGGCCTGCCCTCGGTCGGCTCCACCAAGTGCACCTCGGGATCCTACGCCCGCAAGCACTCGCCGTGGGTCAACTACAGCAACATCCCCACCGCCGACCAGCAGCCCTTCTCGGCCTTCCCGACCAACTACAGCTCGCTGCCCACCCTGTCGTTCGTGATCCCGAACCTCAACGACGACATGCACGACGGCAGCATCGCGCAGGGCGACACCTGGCTGAAGAACAACCTGGCCGGCTACGCGACCTGGGCCGCGGCGAACAACAGCGTCCTGATCGTCACCTGGGACGAGGACGACTACACCGAGAGCAACCAGGTACCGACCATCGTCGTCGGCGCCCACGTCACCCCGGGCCAGTACAGCGAGACGATCAACCACTACAACCTGCTCGCCACCCTCGAGCAGATGTACGGGCTGACCAAGGTCGGCAGCAGCAGCACCGCGACGCCGATCACCGACATCTGGAACTGA